The following coding sequences are from one Natrarchaeobaculum sulfurireducens window:
- a CDS encoding type II secretion system F family protein, protein MSLQTDDRSAAGGMSASSDALGELFYPLYDRAFDEDSEFVSDVETKLAQARMTDTVELYLSRALGVGVISGLVLWLLGLLLGYGLFGTGFIQIDHLIGVPVGSETVLEIIEAVRIPALILGIGLVFGTIGFGLGFGSLVAIPYSRASARKREINMLLTDSVSFMYALSVGGLNQLEIIEAMAQADDTYGEVAKEFQSIVKETEYFDVDYRTAIRKQALETPSDELSQFLTDMLSIVNSGGDMQSFLEDKKELHMRTAKQEQELTLDTLELFGEMYMTLSLFPLLLIIIMVVMQMMPQADVTNEMLYLTVYALIPLTGIGFLVLVSTVKHDEPGDGYLSMGGTDRRVDAERDGGVLDLGLVRQFTGEHSVFDRIKNREGTYETMEVLRRPHIFFRDNPLYTLVVTVPVSLVLVATAIMLTSVPTSWSGMIANPVWGTFIYVYVPLYVIAVPLSIFREWNVRHRTAVVGQLSEDLRKLSSSNDTGLTLLESLQAVAETTSGKLAREFEMMHTKVNYGTSLKEALIEFNNKYHIPRLARTTRLITEAQEASNQISAVLRTAARASENHDDIERERKSRTRMQVVIIIMTFLTVLAVIAILQTQFIDTMSGLEPAETDTDAGGDAGGLADADMADNIQVDLLSTLFFHAITLQGILAGFICGYIRDADVLSGLKYVIALATIALVGWAVVA, encoded by the coding sequence ATGAGCTTACAAACAGACGACCGATCAGCTGCGGGTGGGATGTCCGCGAGTTCCGACGCACTCGGCGAGCTGTTTTACCCGCTGTACGACCGGGCGTTCGACGAAGACAGTGAGTTCGTCTCTGACGTCGAGACAAAACTCGCCCAGGCCCGGATGACGGATACGGTCGAACTGTACCTCTCACGGGCACTCGGCGTCGGGGTCATCAGCGGACTCGTACTGTGGCTACTCGGACTGTTGCTCGGCTACGGGCTATTCGGGACCGGATTCATCCAGATCGACCACCTGATCGGGGTCCCGGTCGGAAGCGAAACGGTGCTCGAGATCATCGAGGCGGTTCGGATTCCCGCGTTGATACTCGGAATCGGCCTCGTGTTCGGTACTATTGGGTTCGGGCTGGGTTTTGGCTCGCTCGTGGCGATCCCCTACTCGCGTGCGTCCGCTCGAAAGCGCGAGATCAACATGTTGCTCACGGACTCCGTTTCGTTTATGTACGCCCTGTCGGTAGGTGGACTGAACCAACTCGAGATCATCGAGGCGATGGCCCAGGCCGACGACACGTACGGCGAGGTCGCAAAGGAGTTCCAGAGCATCGTCAAAGAGACCGAGTACTTCGACGTCGATTACCGGACGGCGATCCGTAAGCAGGCTCTCGAGACGCCGAGTGACGAACTTTCGCAGTTTTTGACGGACATGCTTTCGATCGTCAACAGCGGCGGTGATATGCAGAGTTTCCTCGAGGACAAGAAAGAACTCCACATGCGAACCGCAAAACAGGAACAGGAACTCACGCTCGATACGCTCGAGTTGTTCGGCGAAATGTACATGACGCTCTCGCTGTTCCCGCTGTTGTTGATCATCATCATGGTCGTCATGCAGATGATGCCCCAGGCGGACGTCACCAACGAGATGCTCTATCTGACGGTGTACGCGCTCATCCCGTTGACCGGAATCGGGTTTCTCGTCCTGGTTTCGACCGTCAAACACGACGAGCCAGGGGATGGCTACCTCTCGATGGGCGGGACCGATCGCCGAGTCGACGCCGAACGGGATGGCGGTGTCCTCGACCTCGGACTCGTCCGGCAGTTCACCGGCGAGCACAGCGTCTTCGACCGGATCAAAAACCGCGAAGGGACCTACGAGACGATGGAGGTACTGCGGAGACCACACATCTTCTTCCGGGATAACCCGCTGTACACCCTCGTAGTAACGGTGCCGGTCTCACTCGTCCTCGTCGCGACGGCCATTATGCTCACCTCCGTCCCGACCTCGTGGAGCGGGATGATCGCAAATCCCGTCTGGGGGACGTTCATTTACGTCTACGTCCCACTGTACGTCATCGCGGTTCCGCTGTCGATATTTAGAGAGTGGAACGTGCGCCACAGAACTGCCGTCGTCGGCCAGCTCTCAGAAGACCTCCGAAAACTCTCGAGTTCGAACGACACCGGACTGACTCTGCTCGAGTCGCTGCAAGCCGTCGCAGAGACGACGAGTGGCAAGCTCGCTCGTGAGTTCGAGATGATGCACACGAAGGTCAACTACGGGACGAGCCTGAAAGAGGCGCTCATCGAGTTCAACAACAAGTACCACATCCCACGGCTCGCCCGGACCACGCGGCTGATCACGGAGGCCCAGGAAGCGTCGAACCAGATTTCTGCCGTCCTCCGGACGGCCGCCCGCGCCAGCGAAAATCATGACGACATCGAACGTGAGCGCAAGTCACGGACGCGCATGCAGGTCGTCATCATCATTATGACGTTCCTGACCGTTCTGGCGGTGATCGCGATCCTCCAGACGCAGTTCATCGATACGATGTCCGGACTCGAGCCAGCGGAGACGGACACCGATGCCGGAGGGGATGCTGGCGGACTCGCGGACGCGGACATGGCCGATAATATCCAGGTCGACTTGCTCTCGACGTTGTTCTTCCACGCGATCACCCTTCAGGGGATCCTCGCTGGCTTCATCTGTGGATACATTCGCGACGCCGACGTGTTGAGTGGGCTGAAGTACGTGATCGCGCTGGCGACGATTGCGCTCGTCGGCTGGGCAGTGGTGGCCTGA
- a CDS encoding DUF7287 family protein — protein MTRQSTSGHDDGLRRRRTIAVGLDERAQTTQDFAIGIGIFILAVAFVFAFLPSMLTPYDSSVGGAETAQADRIADRIVADASSGTANDLDKTAFKALDDNPSDELGIRADDAGHEFDRVNVTVQELEENETRSVDDDLALGPEYDSQAAASAARTVTVDEYETECDPACRLVVRVW, from the coding sequence ATGACACGACAATCGACGTCTGGACACGACGACGGCCTACGGAGGCGGAGAACCATCGCCGTCGGACTCGACGAGCGGGCACAGACGACCCAAGATTTCGCCATCGGCATCGGCATCTTCATTCTGGCGGTGGCGTTCGTTTTTGCCTTCCTCCCATCGATGCTGACGCCGTACGACTCCTCCGTCGGCGGGGCGGAGACAGCCCAGGCCGATCGAATCGCCGACCGGATCGTCGCTGACGCCTCGAGTGGAACCGCAAACGACCTCGATAAAACGGCGTTCAAGGCGTTGGACGACAACCCGAGTGACGAACTTGGCATCCGAGCCGACGATGCCGGTCACGAGTTCGACCGTGTCAACGTCACTGTTCAGGAACTCGAGGAAAACGAGACACGGTCGGTCGACGACGATCTCGCTCTGGGCCCGGAGTACGATTCACAAGCCGCAGCGAGTGCGGCCCGAACCGTGACGGTCGATGAGTACGAAACCGAGTGCGATCCGGCTTGCAGACTCGTCGTGAGGGTATGGTAA
- a CDS encoding SDR family NAD(P)-dependent oxidoreductase has translation MSELFDLEGQTAIVTGGGRGIGRAISVELANNGATVVPTARSTTEIEAVAERIADDGGEALAISADVTDPAAVANVVGETVETFGGVDVVVNNAGFNPADALGRPETVSKESLERVLDVNLTGAYEVTTAAAEPLLESDNGVVINVASVGGVVGLPRQHPYVASKHGLVGLTRSMALDWAPDVRVNAVAPGYVSTELTEELEADDGLRRSILERTPLNRFADPEEVAGPVVFLASDAARFVTGTCLSVDGGWTAR, from the coding sequence ATGAGCGAGCTATTCGATCTCGAGGGACAGACTGCGATCGTCACCGGTGGTGGACGTGGCATCGGACGGGCGATTTCGGTCGAACTGGCGAACAATGGTGCTACCGTCGTCCCGACCGCTCGGTCGACCACAGAAATCGAAGCCGTCGCCGAACGAATCGCCGACGACGGCGGTGAGGCCCTCGCGATCAGTGCCGACGTAACCGATCCAGCCGCCGTTGCGAACGTGGTCGGTGAGACCGTCGAGACGTTCGGTGGCGTCGATGTCGTCGTCAACAACGCCGGATTCAATCCGGCCGACGCACTTGGTCGCCCCGAGACTGTCTCGAAAGAGAGCCTCGAGCGCGTTCTCGACGTCAACCTCACGGGCGCGTACGAGGTAACGACGGCTGCCGCAGAGCCCCTCCTCGAGAGCGACAATGGAGTGGTGATCAACGTTGCGAGCGTGGGCGGGGTCGTCGGTCTCCCACGCCAACACCCGTACGTTGCCTCGAAACACGGCCTGGTTGGGCTCACCAGAAGCATGGCGCTCGACTGGGCACCGGACGTTCGAGTCAACGCCGTCGCACCCGGCTACGTCTCGACGGAGCTCACTGAAGAACTCGAGGCGGACGACGGGCTCAGGCGATCGATCCTCGAGCGAACCCCACTGAATCGGTTCGCAGACCCTGAGGAAGTCGCTGGCCCGGTCGTCTTCCTCGCGAGCGACGCGGCGCGTTTCGTCACCGGGACCTGTCTCTCGGTGGACGGTGGTTGGACGGCGAGATGA
- a CDS encoding acyl-CoA dehydrogenase family protein, with amino-acid sequence MRYDDSERAQAVASRARELMDEVVLPIERARAGGVTISSGTVAELREAAREYEVYAPQIPKAHGGMGLSFRDALPTFEEAGRSLLGSVAMRVDAPDEGNMHLLELAGDDLQKETYLEPLVAGELTSGFSMTEPMQGAGSDPKMIQTTATRDGDEWVIDGHKWWTTQGVEADILIVLARTNPDAHPYEGCSLFLVPADADGVEVLRDVPHMGGGNRGASHAEIRYDGVSVPDEHLLGDLDRGFVHAQERLGPARLTHCMRYSGMAQRALEIAKAYLSEREGFDSTLSDKQSLRHRIADAETNLHVARTAIRDAADRIAAGDQARVQVSMCKVFTANVTQDAIDLAVQCCGANGIGKDLPLSDFYESIRQFRIVDGADEVHRRVIARAAFDDVSDEELEPLTRFGTPTST; translated from the coding sequence ATGAGATACGATGACTCCGAACGAGCACAGGCGGTAGCGTCGCGGGCCCGCGAACTGATGGACGAGGTCGTTCTTCCGATCGAACGGGCGCGTGCTGGCGGGGTAACGATCTCGAGTGGAACCGTTGCAGAACTCCGCGAGGCAGCCCGTGAGTACGAGGTTTACGCACCGCAGATACCCAAAGCCCACGGTGGGATGGGGCTCAGCTTTCGCGATGCGCTTCCGACCTTCGAGGAGGCAGGACGGAGTCTCCTCGGATCGGTCGCGATGCGCGTCGACGCCCCCGACGAGGGCAACATGCACCTCCTCGAGCTGGCCGGTGACGACCTCCAGAAGGAGACGTATCTCGAGCCCCTCGTTGCAGGCGAGTTGACGTCCGGATTCTCGATGACGGAACCGATGCAGGGTGCTGGCTCGGACCCAAAGATGATCCAGACCACGGCAACGCGGGACGGTGACGAATGGGTCATCGATGGCCACAAGTGGTGGACGACACAGGGCGTCGAGGCGGACATCCTGATCGTCCTTGCCCGAACGAATCCGGACGCCCACCCGTACGAGGGGTGTTCGCTCTTTCTGGTGCCGGCCGACGCCGACGGCGTCGAGGTACTTCGCGACGTCCCGCACATGGGCGGGGGGAACCGCGGCGCCTCACACGCAGAGATCCGCTACGACGGCGTCAGCGTCCCCGACGAACACCTGCTTGGCGACCTCGATCGTGGATTCGTCCACGCCCAAGAACGGCTCGGCCCCGCCCGCCTGACTCACTGCATGCGCTACTCCGGGATGGCCCAGCGCGCACTCGAGATCGCCAAAGCCTACCTGAGCGAGCGGGAAGGATTCGACTCGACGCTTTCGGACAAACAGTCGCTTCGTCACCGGATCGCCGACGCCGAGACGAACCTCCACGTCGCCCGGACGGCGATCCGCGATGCGGCCGATCGTATCGCCGCCGGCGACCAGGCCCGCGTCCAGGTCTCGATGTGTAAGGTGTTCACCGCGAACGTCACCCAGGACGCGATTGACCTTGCAGTCCAGTGCTGTGGCGCAAACGGCATCGGGAAAGACCTCCCGCTTTCTGATTTCTACGAGTCCATCCGCCAGTTCCGCATCGTCGACGGCGCAGACGAGGTCCACCGCCGCGTCATCGCTCGCGCCGCATTCGACGACGTCTCCGACGAAGAACTCGAGCCACTGACCAGATTTGGGACGCCAACCAGCACCTGA
- the tatA gene encoding twin-arginine translocase TatA/TatE family subunit yields MVAEIAPLFIPGAPGGPELLIILFIAILLFGANKIPKLARSTGEAMGEFQKGREKVETELEEMRETGDFDDEDEDTDFVDTEPVTAEDNEETETETETETN; encoded by the coding sequence ATGGTAGCCGAAATCGCACCGCTGTTCATCCCCGGCGCACCCGGGGGTCCGGAACTACTGATCATCCTTTTCATCGCCATCTTGCTGTTCGGGGCCAACAAGATCCCGAAGCTGGCTCGATCGACGGGAGAGGCCATGGGCGAATTCCAAAAGGGGCGTGAAAAGGTCGAAACGGAACTCGAAGAAATGCGCGAGACGGGTGACTTCGATGACGAAGACGAGGACACCGACTTCGTCGACACGGAGCCTGTCACGGCCGAAGATAACGAGGAGACCGAAACCGAAACCGAGACCGAAACCAACTGA
- a CDS encoding redoxin domain-containing protein, with protein MPETGDAAPDFTAPLATGDVESFSLSERVADEAPIVLAFFPGAFTSVCTNEMCTFQDRLAAFDDVDASVYGVSRDSPFTLNEFRAQNDLEFGLISDFNAEIVDEYGISMDFDDLGVYGVAKRSVFVVDGDGEVTYAWVSDDPGVEPDYDEVEAAVTDAA; from the coding sequence ATGCCTGAAACTGGAGACGCAGCCCCCGATTTCACTGCACCGCTTGCAACCGGCGATGTCGAGTCGTTCTCGCTGTCCGAGCGCGTCGCGGACGAGGCACCGATCGTCCTCGCGTTCTTCCCCGGCGCGTTCACGAGCGTCTGTACCAACGAGATGTGTACGTTCCAGGATCGCCTGGCGGCGTTCGACGACGTAGACGCAAGCGTCTACGGCGTCAGCCGTGACTCGCCGTTTACGCTCAACGAGTTCCGTGCGCAAAACGACCTCGAGTTCGGCCTGATCAGCGATTTCAACGCCGAAATCGTCGACGAGTACGGGATCTCGATGGACTTCGACGACCTCGGTGTCTACGGCGTCGCCAAGCGCTCGGTCTTCGTCGTCGACGGGGACGGCGAGGTTACCTACGCCTGGGTCAGCGACGACCCTGGTGTCGAACCCGACTACGACGAGGTCGAAGCCGCCGTTACGGACGCGGCGTAA
- a CDS encoding XapX domain-containing protein, with product MSVQLTVVALLTGLLTGALFQFLNVPIPAPPEFPGVMGIVGIYLGYKLIEYVDIGVDILETLGM from the coding sequence ATGTCGGTTCAGCTTACCGTGGTCGCACTGTTGACAGGTCTGCTTACAGGAGCCTTGTTTCAATTTCTCAACGTCCCGATTCCGGCCCCGCCGGAGTTTCCCGGCGTCATGGGTATCGTCGGAATTTATCTGGGATACAAGCTTATCGAATACGTCGACATCGGCGTCGATATCCTCGAGACCCTCGGTATGTAA
- a CDS encoding HD domain-containing protein, which translates to MSDSAVSEEPRRVYDPDSEHNFPDEKLNAVLEFIDADEEIQTYLEAQNVNAVDRMQYNDHGAKHIEIVRNRALCLYDLLKASDVDFNGARQQGLSEEDESVIIAFAATLHDIGHLVHRDEHAYYSIPLASDVLDRVLPEFYDVAECVRMKGEILHAILCHHRSETPLTTEAGVIRVADALDMESGRSRIPYEHGGRGINTLSSQAIKRVSLYEGETRPVMVEIAMTNAAGVYQVDNLLKAKLRGSGLADQIRIVAVNTNETHEQLVERIEL; encoded by the coding sequence ATGAGCGATTCAGCCGTCTCTGAGGAACCCCGCCGTGTCTACGATCCCGATAGTGAGCACAACTTTCCCGACGAGAAACTCAACGCCGTCCTCGAGTTTATCGACGCTGACGAGGAGATCCAGACCTACCTCGAGGCCCAGAACGTCAACGCGGTCGATCGCATGCAGTACAACGACCACGGCGCAAAACACATCGAAATCGTTCGTAACCGCGCTCTCTGTCTGTACGATCTGCTAAAAGCAAGTGACGTCGATTTCAATGGAGCCCGCCAGCAAGGGCTCTCGGAAGAAGACGAATCTGTCATCATCGCCTTTGCGGCCACGCTACACGACATCGGTCACCTTGTTCACCGAGACGAACACGCCTACTATTCGATTCCGCTGGCTTCGGACGTACTCGACAGGGTTCTGCCGGAGTTCTACGACGTCGCCGAATGTGTTCGGATGAAAGGTGAGATTCTGCACGCGATCCTCTGTCACCACCGGTCCGAGACGCCCCTGACCACGGAGGCGGGCGTGATCCGCGTCGCAGACGCCCTCGATATGGAAAGTGGTCGCTCGCGCATCCCGTACGAACACGGCGGCCGCGGGATCAACACGCTCTCGAGCCAGGCGATCAAGCGTGTCTCACTGTACGAAGGCGAGACGCGGCCGGTGATGGTCGAAATCGCGATGACCAACGCAGCCGGTGTCTACCAGGTCGACAACCTCCTGAAGGCGAAACTCCGCGGTTCGGGACTTGCTGACCAGATCCGTATCGTGGCCGTCAACACGAACGAAACGCACGAACAGCTGGTCGAACGCATCGAACTGTAA
- a CDS encoding MarR family transcriptional regulator, producing MESKSRHRTATPIPDAIESPRAKLVYLYVTTRGETTAEQLRDDLGMRTGTTLTILRTLQERGYLERQDDRIVPLS from the coding sequence ATGGAGTCAAAATCACGACACCGCACCGCCACCCCGATTCCGGACGCAATCGAATCGCCACGAGCGAAACTCGTGTATCTGTACGTAACGACTCGTGGCGAGACGACGGCTGAACAGCTTCGAGACGATCTCGGAATGCGAACGGGGACGACGCTCACAATACTCAGAACGCTACAGGAACGCGGCTATCTCGAGCGACAGGACGACCGAATCGTTCCACTCTCCTGA
- a CDS encoding type II/IV secretion system ATPase subunit: MAIDEADQSDAGDFSEGEASDSASEEAKDSAADLRRRVRVGTYTWAEFMEDHGHGDEVSELYPSGPEPEEQLGLDTDEGTEPTVPSGDDWDDVSFDPEPYLGFHPDELEEWVLPIAGDNRDVLEDRFLEYVDPETTPVVKDVWTWEHYKWEYYYDDDGSRPRDKNGEIVPHDDKSALGFDPDETERRLAQAGSAASALADVVDERTVNVQDELDEDEFFSNADGTTTVSNRYDLEKAVPLEKKTHYREVERYWVNKPYAYVVIFHSEKENEKKYYVIEPYVNEIETELTEFLSGKLRTAIKYSDEGIKEKASEDGRRSVIEDETRRLLKRYDLFEKTASPIGDGLLESVKSMFADDETDDADDETVTGTELEGIEVRPEPILLAEDPDTLNEYQVEKLLYLLKRDFIGYERIDGIKHDINVEDISCDGYNSPVFVYHSEYEQIISNIYHGEDELDDFVVKLAQRSGKGISKRLPQVDATLPDGSRAQLTLGKEVSDHGTNYTIRQFKDVPFTPIDLINWNTFSLDEMAFLWLAIENHKSLIFAGGTASGKTTSLNAVSLFIPSSAKIVSIEDTREVELPQRNWIASVTRPSFSDDEQGDVDEFDLLEAALRQRPDYIVMGEIRGEEGRTLFQVMSTGHTTYTTFHADSVDEVLKRFTTDPINVSKTMFTALDLVSIQTQTRVQGRKVRRNKSLTEINHYEAEHDEINVQDVYQWQAETDEFLKMGDSNTLEEIRFDRGWNREKLEHELFKREVILAYLIKNGLNTYAEVAATVQAFINDPETILTLIANGDLEESLEDLREMESVLIDVDPEKEALVPRPDATTETYNLSTDLLERAEESLFEEFRGKTPSGLSSALGDVEEEEPIDVEQDDEADGFDFDSEFGDDGWEFDDATTFSTEQADDEQPAWLTDDGDFDAADADAGEPVAEAESDANALDPAADGESDADDPDPLPAVAADDTADTIEAETAELDTLFDDMGDTLETISDLDDTDESSATSDAGSMFPDGKLEAVFDPRSERDGSAAEEAGPTDPGQQAEMEPDLEEVGSRERGTDETDDGELGPSRDGAKRDELDPDGADSLLSDGATDSNDRSTETSAEVAEPLSQEGQDETADTPSGAEQKAGDNALENVSSRLDEDEPKDNVVHEFDEAHDIDSEPDHETDSEPDQNRSSPKPEGTDPATVSGRDPDTDSVFGSQSESPFSESQTGASDDEDGGSLFSDASEATADSIFASDRDNEAGEEAVDDEDRDA; the protein is encoded by the coding sequence ATGGCTATTGATGAGGCCGACCAGTCAGACGCCGGGGACTTTTCGGAGGGCGAGGCGTCTGACTCAGCGTCGGAGGAGGCGAAAGACAGTGCTGCCGACTTACGTCGTCGCGTCCGTGTCGGTACGTACACGTGGGCTGAGTTTATGGAGGATCACGGACACGGAGACGAGGTGTCCGAGCTGTATCCATCGGGTCCAGAGCCGGAGGAGCAACTGGGACTCGACACCGACGAGGGAACCGAACCGACGGTTCCGAGCGGCGACGACTGGGACGACGTCTCGTTCGACCCCGAACCGTATCTGGGTTTTCACCCGGACGAGCTCGAGGAGTGGGTGTTACCTATCGCCGGTGACAACCGGGACGTCCTCGAAGATCGCTTTCTCGAGTACGTCGACCCCGAGACGACACCGGTCGTCAAAGACGTCTGGACCTGGGAACACTACAAATGGGAGTACTACTACGACGACGACGGGAGCCGACCCCGAGACAAAAACGGCGAGATCGTCCCACACGACGACAAATCTGCGCTCGGATTCGATCCCGACGAAACCGAACGTCGTCTCGCCCAAGCCGGCAGCGCAGCGTCGGCGTTGGCCGATGTCGTCGACGAGCGAACGGTCAACGTCCAGGACGAACTGGATGAAGACGAGTTCTTCTCCAATGCCGACGGGACCACGACCGTGTCTAACCGGTACGACCTCGAGAAGGCCGTTCCGCTCGAGAAGAAGACCCACTACCGCGAGGTCGAACGCTACTGGGTAAACAAACCGTACGCCTACGTCGTCATCTTCCACTCAGAGAAGGAAAACGAGAAGAAGTACTACGTCATCGAGCCGTACGTAAACGAGATCGAAACTGAACTTACCGAGTTTCTCTCCGGGAAGCTCCGGACGGCGATCAAGTATTCCGACGAGGGAATCAAGGAAAAAGCCAGTGAGGACGGCCGTCGGTCGGTCATCGAAGACGAAACGCGGCGTCTGCTGAAGCGATACGACCTCTTCGAGAAGACGGCCAGTCCGATAGGCGACGGATTGCTCGAGTCGGTGAAGTCGATGTTTGCCGACGACGAAACGGACGACGCCGACGACGAAACCGTTACAGGAACCGAACTCGAGGGCATCGAGGTTCGGCCGGAACCGATACTTCTCGCGGAAGATCCGGACACACTGAACGAGTATCAGGTCGAAAAACTGCTGTACCTGCTCAAACGCGACTTCATCGGCTACGAGCGGATCGACGGCATCAAACACGACATCAACGTCGAGGACATCTCCTGTGACGGGTACAACTCGCCAGTCTTCGTCTATCACTCCGAGTACGAACAGATCATCAGCAACATCTACCACGGCGAGGACGAACTCGACGACTTCGTCGTCAAACTCGCCCAGCGCTCTGGCAAGGGGATCAGCAAGCGACTGCCCCAGGTCGACGCGACGTTGCCCGACGGCTCGCGTGCCCAGTTGACCCTCGGCAAGGAAGTCTCCGATCACGGTACCAACTACACCATCCGTCAGTTCAAGGACGTTCCGTTCACCCCGATCGACCTCATCAACTGGAACACCTTCTCCCTGGACGAGATGGCGTTCCTCTGGCTCGCCATCGAGAACCACAAGAGCCTGATCTTCGCCGGAGGTACCGCATCCGGGAAGACGACCTCGCTGAACGCGGTCTCGCTGTTTATTCCCTCGAGCGCGAAGATCGTCTCCATCGAAGACACCCGCGAGGTCGAACTTCCACAGCGTAACTGGATCGCGAGCGTTACCCGGCCGTCGTTCTCCGACGACGAGCAGGGCGACGTCGACGAGTTCGACCTGCTCGAGGCCGCACTCCGCCAGCGACCCGACTACATCGTCATGGGTGAGATCCGTGGTGAGGAAGGTCGAACGCTGTTCCAGGTCATGTCGACCGGCCACACGACTTACACCACCTTCCACGCCGACTCCGTCGACGAGGTCCTGAAACGATTCACGACGGACCCGATCAACGTCTCGAAGACGATGTTCACTGCGCTGGATCTCGTCTCGATCCAGACCCAGACGCGGGTGCAAGGCCGGAAAGTCCGCCGGAACAAGTCGCTCACCGAGATCAACCACTACGAGGCCGAACACGACGAAATCAACGTCCAGGACGTCTACCAGTGGCAAGCCGAGACCGACGAGTTCCTCAAAATGGGCGACTCGAACACCCTAGAGGAGATCCGGTTCGATCGCGGCTGGAACCGCGAGAAACTCGAGCACGAACTGTTCAAACGAGAGGTCATTCTCGCGTACCTGATCAAAAACGGCCTGAACACGTACGCAGAAGTGGCCGCGACCGTCCAGGCGTTTATCAACGACCCCGAGACGATTCTGACGCTCATCGCCAACGGAGACTTAGAGGAGAGTCTCGAGGACCTCCGTGAGATGGAGAGCGTCCTGATCGACGTCGACCCGGAGAAAGAAGCGCTCGTCCCGCGTCCCGACGCCACGACGGAGACCTACAACCTCTCGACGGACCTCCTCGAGCGCGCCGAAGAGTCGCTGTTCGAGGAGTTCCGTGGAAAGACCCCGAGTGGCCTCTCGAGTGCACTCGGCGACGTCGAGGAAGAAGAGCCGATCGACGTCGAGCAAGACGACGAAGCCGACGGATTCGACTTCGACAGCGAGTTCGGTGACGACGGCTGGGAGTTCGACGATGCCACCACGTTCTCGACGGAGCAGGCGGACGACGAGCAGCCAGCTTGGTTGACCGACGACGGCGACTTCGACGCTGCCGACGCCGATGCAGGCGAACCGGTTGCCGAAGCAGAATCGGACGCAAATGCGCTCGATCCCGCCGCTGACGGCGAATCCGACGCAGACGATCCTGATCCACTGCCAGCGGTCGCAGCCGACGACACTGCCGATACGATCGAGGCGGAGACGGCGGAACTCGACACACTGTTCGACGACATGGGAGACACGCTGGAAACGATCTCCGACCTCGACGACACCGATGAGTCGTCGGCCACGAGCGATGCCGGATCGATGTTCCCAGACGGGAAACTCGAGGCGGTGTTCGACCCACGCTCTGAGCGCGATGGATCGGCGGCCGAGGAAGCGGGACCGACCGATCCCGGCCAACAGGCCGAGATGGAACCCGATCTCGAAGAGGTGGGCTCGCGCGAACGCGGGACGGACGAAACCGATGACGGCGAACTCGGACCTTCTCGAGACGGAGCTAAACGCGACGAGTTAGATCCTGACGGGGCAGACAGCCTCTTGAGCGATGGGGCGACAGACTCGAACGATCGATCGACAGAGACGTCAGCCGAAGTGGCAGAGCCACTCTCACAAGAGGGGCAAGACGAGACGGCCGATACCCCCTCGGGAGCCGAGCAAAAAGCGGGGGATAACGCCCTCGAGAACGTGTCGAGTCGTCTTGATGAGGACGAACCGAAAGACAACGTCGTCCACGAGTTCGACGAAGCCCACGATATCGACTCGGAGCCCGATCACGAAACAGACTCGGAGCCAGACCAGAACCGCTCCAGCCCCAAACCCGAGGGTACCGATCCAGCCACCGTGTCGGGCCGGGACCCCGATACCGACTCCGTATTCGGCTCCCAGTCAGAGTCGCCGTTCAGTGAAAGCCAGACCGGCGCGAGTGACGACGAGGACGGCGGATCGCTGTTCTCCGACGCGAGCGAGGCGACGGCGGATTCGATTTTTGCCAGTGACAGAGACAACGAGGCCGGCGAGGAAGCCGTGGACGACGAGGACCGAGACGCATGA